One stretch of Clavibacter michiganensis DNA includes these proteins:
- a CDS encoding tRNA (adenine-N1)-methyltransferase, with the protein MTVDTAAARFSGPFRAGDRVQLTGPKGRLNTILLEPGKVFHTHRGMIDHDDLIGLPDGSVVKNSAGIECLALRPLLSDVVMSMPRGAAIIYPKDAAQILGLADVFPGATVVEAGVGSGALSMWLLRALGPTGTLLSFERREEFADVARGNVSSYFGHSPENWSITLGDLAEALPTVTEPHSVDRVILDMLAPWECVDAVAEALTPGGVLLCYVATVTQLSRVAEALRDSGLFTNPDASETMIRGWHVEGLAVRPEHRMIGHTGFLITARRLAPGSVLPQLKRRASKSDFSDEDMEAWTPGSLGERRVSDKVLRKRVRIAEHGAQLAGARDQAEAGDAVDPDAASDAPEPGDPTA; encoded by the coding sequence GTGACCGTCGACACCGCCGCCGCGCGCTTCAGCGGACCGTTCCGCGCGGGGGACCGCGTGCAGCTCACGGGCCCCAAGGGCCGGCTCAACACGATCCTGCTCGAGCCCGGCAAGGTGTTCCACACCCACCGCGGCATGATCGACCACGACGACCTCATCGGCCTGCCCGACGGCAGCGTCGTGAAGAACAGCGCGGGCATCGAGTGCCTCGCGCTCCGGCCGCTCCTCTCGGACGTCGTCATGTCGATGCCCCGCGGCGCCGCGATCATCTACCCGAAGGACGCCGCGCAGATCCTCGGCCTCGCCGACGTCTTCCCGGGAGCCACCGTGGTGGAGGCGGGCGTCGGATCCGGCGCCCTCTCCATGTGGCTGCTGCGGGCCCTCGGGCCGACCGGCACGCTCCTCTCCTTCGAGCGCCGCGAGGAGTTCGCGGACGTCGCCCGCGGCAACGTCTCGAGCTACTTCGGCCACAGCCCGGAGAACTGGTCCATCACCCTGGGCGACCTGGCGGAGGCGCTGCCGACTGTCACCGAGCCGCACTCCGTCGACCGGGTGATCCTCGACATGCTGGCGCCGTGGGAGTGCGTGGACGCCGTGGCCGAGGCGCTCACGCCCGGCGGCGTGCTGCTCTGCTACGTCGCCACCGTCACGCAGCTGTCGCGCGTCGCCGAGGCGCTCCGGGACTCGGGGCTCTTCACGAACCCGGACGCGAGCGAGACCATGATCCGCGGCTGGCACGTCGAGGGCCTCGCCGTCCGTCCCGAGCACCGCATGATCGGGCACACGGGCTTCCTCATCACCGCCCGGCGCCTCGCTCCCGGATCCGTCCTGCCGCAGCTCAAGCGCCGCGCGTCGAAGTCCGACTTCAGCGACGAGGACATGGAGGCGTGGACCCCCGGGTCCCTGGGCGAGCGCAGGGTGAGCGACAAGGTCCTGCGCAAGCGGGTCCGCATCGCGGAGCACGGCGCCCAGCTCGCGGGCGCCCGGGACCAGGCGGAGGCGGGCGACGCGGTCGATCCCGACGCCGCGTCCGATGCGCCGGAGCCCGGCGACCCCACCGCCTAG
- a CDS encoding FKBP-type peptidyl-prolyl cis-trans isomerase, with translation MRRSAALTVCAGLVLTLAACSPSGSGSGPAAGCTPLAQAGTSSSTVTATGDVGSAPASVTFPTPLKPSGVEVSTLVEGDGAPVQPHQGITAAASIVDGKTGKDLAAYARIAPNARTTGSPLFTPASLHESLPYLEDAMTCMPVGSRVAVTVPVSTVFPGQDLSSQGLDATDGLVLIVDITSAFPEKATGEPRPAQAGFPSVVTTDDGVPGITIPPSTPPTEYRDALLRAGDGAEVGDGDTVTLQYTGVVWGTSTSAEKQAVFGSSWTGGGPLQVPATATTTAPSTGAASSLVVTPGLAKALVGKHVGDQVIAVVPPADGFGDQGSAKVPAGSTLVYVVDILGTSTTK, from the coding sequence GTGCGCCGTTCCGCCGCGCTCACCGTTTGCGCAGGACTCGTCCTGACGCTCGCCGCCTGCAGCCCCTCCGGCTCCGGATCCGGTCCTGCGGCGGGCTGCACGCCCCTCGCCCAGGCCGGCACGTCGTCGAGCACGGTCACCGCCACGGGCGACGTCGGCAGCGCGCCCGCCTCCGTGACGTTCCCGACGCCGCTCAAGCCCTCGGGCGTCGAGGTCTCCACCCTCGTCGAGGGCGACGGGGCGCCGGTGCAGCCGCACCAGGGCATCACGGCCGCGGCCTCCATCGTCGACGGCAAGACCGGCAAGGACCTCGCGGCCTACGCGCGCATCGCGCCCAACGCCCGCACCACCGGTTCGCCTCTGTTCACCCCGGCCTCCCTGCACGAGTCGCTGCCGTACCTCGAGGACGCGATGACGTGCATGCCCGTCGGCTCGCGTGTCGCGGTGACGGTCCCCGTGTCCACGGTCTTCCCGGGCCAGGACCTCTCGTCGCAGGGCCTCGACGCCACCGACGGCCTCGTCCTCATCGTCGACATCACGTCCGCCTTCCCCGAGAAGGCCACCGGGGAGCCGCGGCCTGCCCAGGCGGGCTTCCCGTCCGTCGTCACGACGGACGACGGCGTCCCCGGCATCACCATCCCGCCGAGCACGCCGCCCACCGAGTACCGCGACGCGCTGCTCCGCGCGGGCGACGGCGCGGAGGTCGGCGACGGCGACACCGTCACGCTGCAGTACACCGGCGTCGTGTGGGGCACGAGCACGTCGGCCGAGAAGCAGGCCGTGTTCGGATCCAGCTGGACCGGCGGCGGCCCGCTGCAGGTGCCCGCCACCGCCACCACCACCGCGCCCTCGACGGGCGCCGCCTCCTCGCTCGTCGTCACGCCGGGCCTCGCGAAGGCCCTGGTCGGCAAGCACGTCGGCGACCAGGTCATCGCGGTCGTCCCGCCGGCCGACGGATTCGGCGACCAGGGCTCGGCCAAGGTGCCCGCCGGGTCCACGCTCGTCTACGTGGTCGATATCCTCGGGACGAGCACCACCAAGTAA
- a CDS encoding helix-turn-helix transcriptional regulator → MPETSRRPTVPVEERLFSLVLALLATEQGLTKNEVLSSVQGYRQRYRAGGDNANLERQFERDKDDIRDLGVPLETVEAPGQEGNNQLLRYRIPRGAYELPADLSFTPEETTLLNLAAMVWREGSLSGESRRALIKLRSLGVESDDPVIGYAPRLRTREAAFAPLSVALERHVLVAFGYLKPGERTARIRTVAPLALVQHQGRWHLHGIDQDADGPRTFLLSRIVDRVRVTSRGFVPEGEDHAERALADLDRVWANGVGEVTVAPGSDAEIRLRRRRGTEDLGDGRLRVHYSDTNLFADEVAGFGPEARVIAPPKLRDAVRARLAETVAAHREEAS, encoded by the coding sequence GTGCCCGAGACATCCCGCCGACCGACCGTGCCCGTCGAGGAGCGCCTCTTCAGCCTCGTGCTGGCGCTGCTCGCCACCGAGCAGGGCCTGACCAAGAACGAGGTCCTGTCGAGCGTCCAGGGCTACCGCCAGCGGTACCGCGCCGGCGGTGACAACGCCAACCTGGAGCGCCAGTTCGAGCGCGACAAGGACGACATCCGCGACCTCGGCGTGCCGCTGGAGACCGTGGAGGCGCCGGGCCAGGAGGGCAACAACCAGCTCCTGCGCTACCGGATCCCGCGCGGCGCCTACGAGCTGCCGGCCGACCTGTCGTTCACACCGGAGGAGACGACGCTCCTCAACCTCGCGGCCATGGTGTGGCGCGAGGGGTCGCTCTCGGGGGAGTCGCGGCGCGCGCTCATCAAGCTGCGTTCCCTCGGCGTCGAGTCCGACGACCCGGTCATCGGCTATGCCCCCCGGCTGCGCACGCGGGAGGCGGCGTTCGCGCCGTTGAGCGTCGCGCTGGAGCGGCACGTCCTCGTCGCGTTCGGCTACCTCAAGCCGGGGGAGCGGACCGCTCGCATCCGCACCGTCGCGCCCCTCGCGCTCGTCCAGCACCAGGGCCGCTGGCACCTGCACGGCATCGACCAGGATGCCGACGGACCGCGCACGTTCCTCCTGTCCCGCATCGTCGACCGCGTGCGCGTGACGAGCCGCGGCTTCGTGCCCGAGGGGGAGGACCACGCCGAGCGCGCCCTCGCCGACCTCGATCGCGTGTGGGCGAACGGCGTCGGGGAGGTCACGGTGGCTCCGGGTTCCGACGCGGAGATCCGCCTCCGTCGCCGCCGCGGCACGGAGGACCTCGGCGACGGGCGGCTCCGCGTGCACTACTCGGACACCAACCTCTTCGCCGACGAGGTGGCGGGCTTCGGCCCGGAGGCCCGCGTGATCGCACCGCCGAAGCTGCGGGACGCCGTGCGCGCGCGGCTCGCCGAGACCGTCGCCGCCCACCGGGAGGAAGCATCATGA
- a CDS encoding PAC2 family protein: MADAERFVSGRLLVVAFEGWNDAGEAASGAVRALKELLDLEAVSSVDPEDYFDFQFNRPTIGFAEDGSRELEWPGATLYGPKDPRRPAQDLAADAQLGVSGDNGGSIHLLLGVEPSRHWTAFTAEVLDAARAAGVEGVVLLGALLADVPHTRPISVYSTSENAAVRTELGIERSTYEGPVGILSIIAQRAEEMGMPTVSLWASVPHYVHSAPSPKATLALIDKLEEMVDVVIPRGELIQEAATWEAGIDQLAGEDEDMASYIQQLEQARDTVDSPEASGEAIAQEFEKYLRRGDGPRGRGDDRPDEPWRPKDPKDPKDQ, from the coding sequence GTGGCGGATGCCGAGAGGTTCGTGAGCGGACGGCTGCTGGTCGTCGCCTTCGAGGGCTGGAACGACGCGGGCGAAGCCGCCAGCGGAGCGGTCCGGGCGCTGAAGGAGCTGCTCGACCTCGAGGCCGTGTCGTCGGTGGATCCCGAGGACTACTTCGACTTCCAGTTCAACCGCCCCACCATCGGCTTCGCGGAGGACGGCAGCCGCGAGCTCGAGTGGCCGGGCGCCACGCTCTACGGCCCGAAGGACCCACGCCGACCCGCCCAGGACCTGGCCGCCGACGCGCAGCTCGGCGTGAGCGGCGACAACGGCGGCAGCATCCACCTCCTCCTCGGCGTCGAGCCGTCCAGGCACTGGACAGCCTTCACCGCCGAGGTGCTCGACGCGGCACGCGCCGCCGGGGTCGAGGGCGTCGTGCTGCTCGGCGCCCTCCTGGCCGACGTGCCGCACACGCGACCGATCTCCGTCTACTCCACGAGCGAGAACGCGGCCGTGCGCACCGAGCTCGGCATCGAGCGCAGCACGTACGAGGGGCCCGTCGGGATCCTCAGCATCATCGCCCAGCGCGCCGAGGAGATGGGCATGCCCACCGTCTCGCTCTGGGCCTCGGTGCCGCACTACGTGCACAGCGCGCCGTCGCCCAAGGCCACGCTCGCGCTCATCGACAAGCTCGAGGAGATGGTCGACGTGGTGATCCCGCGCGGCGAGCTGATCCAGGAGGCCGCGACGTGGGAGGCCGGCATCGACCAGCTCGCGGGCGAGGACGAGGACATGGCGTCCTACATCCAGCAGCTCGAGCAGGCCCGCGACACGGTCGACTCCCCCGAGGCGAGCGGCGAGGCCATCGCGCAGGAGTTCGAGAAGTACCTCCGCCGGGGCGACGGGCCGCGCGGTCGCGGCGACGACCGGCCCGACGAGCCGTGGCGGCCGAAGGACCCGAAGGACCCCAAGGACCAGTAG
- a CDS encoding helix-turn-helix transcriptional regulator has product MTDRATPLQAQDKLAFLLALVPYLTDHGRVSVSQAAAHFRVPPEQIRQAVRLIAVSGVPGSTASYQHGDLFDIAWDDFEDNDQIVITHMVAIDDSPRFSAREAAALIAGLQYVSSQADASDLDLVGQLMAKLARGSSAQPSQVAVAAGAGDGTRDDLRRAIADERRVEFDYRSPRGGTEHRVVDPLRLESMDEDWYLRGWDLARGAVRTFRLDRLDELVVTDLPPEHRPQDVVLGDTLFEPSPDDLRVTLEVQESALPLLGDFVGDERPVPVPGRPGRVTVTVRVAHYQGLVRLVAGMAGVVVVVSPPEARAAVAEWAERAAAAYDDAD; this is encoded by the coding sequence ATGACCGACCGCGCCACGCCGCTCCAGGCCCAGGACAAGCTGGCCTTCCTGCTGGCCCTCGTGCCGTACCTCACCGACCACGGGCGCGTCAGCGTGAGCCAGGCGGCCGCGCACTTCCGGGTGCCGCCCGAGCAGATCCGGCAGGCCGTGCGCCTCATCGCCGTGTCCGGCGTCCCCGGATCCACCGCCTCGTACCAGCACGGTGACCTTTTCGACATCGCCTGGGACGACTTCGAGGACAACGACCAGATCGTCATCACGCACATGGTCGCCATCGACGACTCGCCGCGCTTCTCGGCGCGGGAGGCGGCCGCGCTCATCGCCGGGCTGCAGTACGTCTCGTCGCAGGCGGACGCCAGCGACCTCGATCTCGTCGGCCAGCTCATGGCGAAGCTCGCGCGGGGATCCTCGGCGCAGCCCAGCCAGGTCGCCGTCGCGGCCGGGGCGGGCGACGGGACGCGCGACGATCTCCGCCGCGCCATCGCGGACGAGCGCCGCGTCGAGTTCGACTACCGCAGCCCCCGGGGCGGCACGGAGCACCGCGTCGTGGATCCCCTTCGCCTGGAGTCGATGGACGAGGACTGGTACCTGCGCGGCTGGGACCTGGCTCGCGGCGCCGTCCGCACGTTCCGCCTCGACCGCCTCGACGAGCTCGTCGTCACGGACCTGCCGCCGGAGCACCGGCCGCAGGACGTCGTGCTCGGCGACACCCTGTTCGAGCCGAGCCCCGACGACCTCCGCGTCACGCTCGAGGTCCAGGAGTCGGCGCTGCCGCTCCTCGGCGACTTCGTGGGCGACGAGCGGCCCGTCCCCGTCCCCGGACGCCCGGGCCGCGTCACCGTCACGGTGCGCGTGGCCCACTACCAGGGCCTCGTGCGCCTGGTCGCGGGCATGGCGGGCGTCGTGGTCGTCGTGTCACCGCCGGAGGCGCGGGCGGCGGTGGCCGAGTGGGCCGAGCGCGCCGCGGCGGCGTACGACGACGCCGACTGA
- the tatA gene encoding Sec-independent protein translocase subunit TatA, with translation MLGNLTGWHLVIILVVIVLLFGSTKLPALAKSVGQSMRIFKGEVKTMKEESGSDRRDDTREENRRRDEERYRADDRDATPRDYVRPGESRVDEPRYDAPRYDSPRDGGDSRPRA, from the coding sequence ATGCTCGGAAACCTGACCGGATGGCACCTCGTCATCATCCTCGTCGTCATCGTGCTGCTCTTCGGTTCCACGAAGCTGCCCGCCCTCGCCAAGAGCGTGGGCCAGTCCATGCGCATCTTCAAGGGCGAGGTGAAGACGATGAAGGAGGAGAGCGGCTCCGACCGCCGCGACGACACCCGCGAGGAGAACCGCCGTCGCGACGAGGAGCGCTACCGCGCGGACGACCGCGACGCCACGCCGCGCGACTACGTGCGCCCCGGCGAATCCCGCGTCGACGAGCCCCGCTACGACGCCCCGCGCTACGACTCCCCGCGCGACGGCGGGGACTCCCGCCCCCGCGCCTGA
- a CDS encoding HAD family hydrolase: protein MISNRPAAVLWDMDGTIVDTEPYWMVAEEALVGSFGGTWTHEDGLRLVGNGLDDSARILQEAGVDLPVAEIIDRLSDRVMEQILVEVPWRPGARELLRGIREAGIPTALVTMSIGRMARQVADAVPFDAFDHVVAGDDVARSKPHPEAYLTAAELLGVDIRDCVAIEDSAPGVASATASGATVIAVPHHVPLPADDAYVLWDTLAGRTLADLEAAHADRRAAAPIRDEVDA, encoded by the coding sequence GTGATCAGCAACAGACCCGCGGCCGTCCTCTGGGACATGGACGGCACCATCGTGGACACGGAGCCCTACTGGATGGTGGCGGAGGAGGCCCTGGTCGGCTCCTTCGGCGGCACGTGGACCCACGAGGACGGGCTCCGTCTCGTCGGCAACGGGCTGGACGACTCGGCGCGCATCCTGCAGGAGGCGGGCGTCGACCTGCCCGTCGCGGAGATCATCGACCGCCTGAGCGACCGCGTCATGGAGCAGATCCTCGTCGAGGTGCCGTGGCGCCCGGGCGCGCGGGAGCTCCTCCGCGGGATCCGCGAGGCCGGCATCCCCACCGCGCTCGTCACCATGAGCATCGGCCGCATGGCGCGCCAGGTCGCCGACGCCGTGCCGTTCGACGCGTTCGACCACGTCGTCGCCGGCGACGACGTGGCGCGCAGCAAGCCGCACCCCGAGGCCTACCTCACGGCCGCCGAGCTGCTCGGCGTCGACATCCGCGACTGCGTCGCCATCGAGGACTCCGCGCCCGGCGTGGCGTCCGCGACCGCATCCGGCGCCACCGTGATCGCCGTCCCGCACCACGTCCCCCTGCCCGCCGACGACGCCTACGTGCTCTGGGACACGCTCGCCGGCCGCACGCTCGCCGACCTCGAGGCCGCCCACGCCGACCGCCGGGCCGCGGCCCCGATCCGCGACGAGGTGGACGCGTGA